From the genome of Treponema denticola:
AAGGCTGTCTTTGGAACAAGGGCTTCATTTCCCTCAAAAAAGCGTGAATTCATTATGATGGTATCCCGCGTTAAGGTTTTTTCTCTTGTGCGGGAGGTTAATGAAGAATAGGGCTCATTAAAAGCTATGTGACCGTCTGCCCCTATTCCGCCTAAAAATAAATGGATTTTCCCGTAAGAGCGGATAGCCTTTTCGTAGTCCTCGCATTCCTTTTTCTTATCTTTGGCCATTCCGTTTAATATGTGAATGTTTTTAGGCTCAATGTCGATGTGATTAAAAAAATTATCCATCATAAAATAATGATAGCTTTGAGGATGGGCGGCTTCCAAGCCTACATATTCATCCATATTAAAGGTAACTACATGCTTAAAGGATAGAATACCTTCTTTATGCTTTTTTATAAGTTCCTTATAAACCCCTAAGGGAGTAGAACCCGTCGGAAGTCCTAAAACAAAGGGCTTTTCTTTTGTAGGTTTAAATTCGATAATTTTATTGCAGATATAATCGGCAGTCCATTTTGAACAATTTTCATAATTGTTTTTTATGATAAGTCTCATAGAGTCTCCTGCTTAAGCTGAAAGCTTAAGGTCTACATAATACAAAAAAATCAAGGTTTAGTAAATAAATTAAGATAAATTTTTACATCAAATGGATTTTTGAAAAAAATCATAAAAACGGATTTTATTTATATCTTGAATTTATATATATAATATGGCAGAATCCAATACATGAAAAGAAAAAAATATTTTATATTAATATTTATTATATATTTTATAAAGCCTTTTTTGCTTTTTTCAGAAGAAGAGCCGTATAAGGAAGAATATTCCGTTCAAGAAAAAACGAGTCTTAATGAAAAAAAATGGGGTTTTGACCGCTTTGTCTTTGCTGCTGCAGGGGGTATGGGCATAGGTGTAGATCTTTCCCCTTCAAATAAAGCCGATTATACCGTCTTTTTCGGTCCCAGCTTAAAATTTGATACACAGTTTTTATTTAAATCCGGATTCTCTCTTTTAATTACAAATGAGATGAATTTTCCCTTCCTGTATGATAACACAAAAAAGAAAATAGAACCTCCTACAGGTACTCTATGGAATTTCGGTTTCTTAGCCGGTTACACCTTTGCTTTAAAAAACGATTTGGAAATGACGCTTGCAGGAGGCTTTGGAGGCGTTATGATGATTATGCCTCAAATTATTGCCCAATTTAGCCTGTCAAAATTTTTTACAGAAGTCTGCGGGCTTTATTTTGCAGTAAGCAATAAATTCATCATCATCCCCGATTTATTTTTTAACACAAGAAATATTTATTTTCTTAATATTTTTGATGCCGTACTAGGAATATCATTTAGGATTCCCCGCAGAACTAAAGGCTAAGTCTCTTATTTACAAGCTCAGCGGCTTGTTTGGGATTAGCCTTGCCCCCGGATTCTTTTATAACCTGCCCCATGAGCCAGCCTGCAACATTTGTTTTTCCGTTTTTCCAATCCTTAACGGCTTCCGTATTTTCGGCAAATACCTTTTCCACTATT
Proteins encoded in this window:
- the nagB gene encoding glucosamine-6-phosphate deaminase, which produces MRLIIKNNYENCSKWTADYICNKIIEFKPTKEKPFVLGLPTGSTPLGVYKELIKKHKEGILSFKHVVTFNMDEYVGLEAAHPQSYHYFMMDNFFNHIDIEPKNIHILNGMAKDKKKECEDYEKAIRSYGKIHLFLGGIGADGHIAFNEPYSSLTSRTREKTLTRDTIIMNSRFFEGNEALVPKTALTVGIGTIMDAEEVLIMATGHAKAEAVHQAVEGGVSHVWTVSALQLHPKSIIICDDAATDELKVKTVKYFLDIEKGK
- a CDS encoding DUF2715 domain-containing protein gives rise to the protein MLFSEEEPYKEEYSVQEKTSLNEKKWGFDRFVFAAAGGMGIGVDLSPSNKADYTVFFGPSLKFDTQFLFKSGFSLLITNEMNFPFLYDNTKKKIEPPTGTLWNFGFLAGYTFALKNDLEMTLAGGFGGVMMIMPQIIAQFSLSKFFTEVCGLYFAVSNKFIIIPDLFFNTRNIYFLNIFDAVLGISFRIPRRTKG